CGCCCGCACAAAGAACTCCGCAAACTCCTCGGAAAACGCTTCAGCACAGACAGTGCCGTCCGAGACGCGCACGCACGTGATGCGTCATACCATCAAGACGCGCTCCCAGATGCCGTTGCCTTCCCGAAAACCAATGCCGAAGTCGCAGAAATCGTCAAAATCTGTGCGGAACACAAGATACCGATAATCCCTTACGGCACCGGCACGGGCGTTGAAGGTGCTGTCGTTGCGTCCGAAGGCGCGCTCTGTATCGCACTCAACGAAATGAACCGTATCCTCCGTGTCAGTCAAGACGATAGAGATGCCACCGTCCAAGCAGGCGTGACGCGTTTCCAATTGAATGGTCATCTTATGGACATGGGGACGCAGCTCCACTTTTCGGTCGATCCGGGGGCAGATGCTTCACTCGGTGGGATGGTCGCAACCCGCGCATCCGGCACGAGTGCTGTCCGATACGGCACAATGCCCGATAACGTCCTCGGCTTGACTGTCGTCACTGCGGATGGCACGATCGTTCATACCGGAAGCAGAGCGCGGAAATCCGCTGCAGGCTATGATCTCACCCGCCTCTTTATCGGTTCAGAAGGCACACTCGGAGTTATCACCGAAATCACGCTGAAATTAACACGGTTGCCGGAAGCGGTCGCCGCAGCGGTCTGTGCTTTTCCGACTGTCGCCGCAGCAGTAGATACTGTTATCAAAATGATGGATACAAGTATCAATATCGCCCGCATTGAACTGTTAGACGAACTGCAGATGGATGCAGTCAACAAATACGCTGGATTAGATTACGAAGTCGCACCGACACTCTTCTTTGAATTCCACGGGTCCGAACACACCGTCGCAGAGAGTTCTGAGATTGCTGGCAAAATCGCAGCAACGCACGGCAGCGGTGATTTCCGATGGGCAACAGACGAAAACGAACGTAAACGGCTCTGGCAAGCCCGATACGATAGTTATTACGCTGCACTCAACCGCCGTCCCGGTTCCGTAGGTTATGTCACTGATGTGTGTGTTCCGATTTCTCGGCTCGCTGAGTGTATCGCACAAACGAAAGCACTGCTTGCTCCATCGGATCTTGTCCCGTCAATTCTTGGACACGTCGGTGACGGTAATTTTCACGTCGTCTTTCCGCTCGAACCCAACAACAAGGACGAATTAGCAGAGGCACAGCGACTCAGCGATCAGATTGTAGACATCGCCTTAGAAATGGACGGCACTTGCACGGGTGAACACGGCGTTGGTGTCGGTAAACGGAACGCGTTAGCGAAGGAACACGGAGAGGCAATAGACCTGATGCGTGCTATCAAACACGCCTTGGATCCACAGAATCTAATGAATCCCGGCAAAGTCTTTTTGTAAGAGTGAAGGATCACTATAACAGACATGGCAAACAACTGGAAAATCCTCATCACCGATTACGCTTGGTCCTCTATTGAACCTGAACGACAGGTCCTTGCAGAAATCGGGGCAGAACTCGTCGCAGCCGAAACTGGAGACGAATCAGAACTTCAAACGCTTGCACCGATGATGGACGGTATCCTCACTTGTTGGAATCCTGTTCGCGAGCCAGTCATTACCGCCGCGAAGAAGTGTCAGGTTATTGCCCGCTACGGCATTGGACTCGACAACATTGATGTCAAAGCCGCCACTGCGCACGGTATTGTTGTTACCAATGTTCCTGCCTACTGTATCGACGAAGTTTCTGACCACGCGATGGGACTCCTACTGGCGTGTGCAAGAAAAATTTCACGCTTTGACCGGGCTGTTAGAAACAACGTATGGGACCAGAATATCGGACCGGAGATGCACAGAATCCGTGGTAAAACACTCGGTATCGTCGGATTCGGACGGATCGGGCAAGCGATTATCCCGAAAGCGAAAGCGTTCGGATTGACAATCAATGTCTGCTCCCCGCGCACGGATCCGAAGCGTATCCAGCAACAGGGTGCACAAAAGGTCTCATTTCCTGAACTCCTCGCAACCTCCGACTTTATCACAATCCATGCCCCGTTGACCGAGGAAACAGAATGTATGTTCAGCAGTGCCGAATTTCGTGCGATGAAACCGACAGCGTTCCTAATCAACACTGCGCGCGGTGGTATTGTAGATACCGCTGCGCTCACGGCGGCACTCCGAAATGGAGACATCGCCGGTGCCGGGCTGGATGTCTTGGAAACCGAACCCCCAAATGAAAATGAAGAACTCCTCACGCTTGAAAATGTTGTCGTCACACCGCACGCCGCATTTGTCTCAGAAGATGCGATTCTTGAACTGGAGGTCACCGCTGCCAGATGTGTGGCACAAGTGCTGACAGGACAGCTGCCGGAATCCGTTGTTAACCCATCGGTTTTAGAGCAACCAAACCTCCGCGCAAAATCATTAAAGTAGTAGGCACACGCCGATGTGCCGTAACATTAAAGTAGTAGACACACCACTATGCCGTAACCATTGGAGAACTTAAATGCAACAACTTCCTGACGCAACAGGCCATTTCGGACAATTCGGGGGCAGATACGTCCCCGAAACCCTGATGCCTGCCCTTTTAGAACTCGAAGACGCTTACAACCAACTCAAAGATAACACCGATTTTCAAGAAGAATTCCGGTACTACCTCCGCGAATATGTCGGACGACCCAACCCGCTTTATTACGCCGAGCGTCTGACGGAAACCCTCGGCGGCGGGAAGATATATCTCAAACGGGAAGATCTCAACCATACAGGCGCGCATAAAATCAACAGTGCAATCGGTCAAATTCTGCTTGCACGCTGGATGGGTAAAAAACGCATCATCGCCGAGACCGGTGCCGGGCAACACGGTGTCGCAACAGCCACCGTCGCCGCAAAATTTGATATGGAATGCGAAGTCTATATGGGTGAGGAAGACATAGAACGGCAGGCACTCAACGTTTTCAGGATGCAGTTGATGGGAACGAAAGTCGTGCCGGTTAATTCCGGGTCGCGTACCCTCAAAGATGCGATCAACGCCTGTTTCCGCGACTGGGTCACGAATGTCCGTACCACCTATCTACTCCTCGGTTCGGTTGTCGGGGCGCACCCTTATCCGATGATTGTCCGGGACTTCCAAGCCGTCATCGGTGATGAGGCAAGGGTACAGATATTAGAACAAGCGGGGGCACTGCCGGATTGTGTTGTCGCCTGTGTCGGTGGTGGGAGTAACTCGCTCGGTATGTTCTACCCGTTCTATGCCGATGAATCCGTTCGGATGATCGGCGTAGAAGCCGCCGGTGAGAGCATCCGTAGCGGACGACATGCAGCACCTCTTACTGCAGGCAGTGTCGGTGTCTTTCACGGTGCGAAGTGCTATCTATTGCAAGAAGACGACGGTCAAATAACGCCTGCGCACTCGATCTCCGCAGGGTTAGATTATCCCGGTGTCGGACCTGAACATAGCTATTACCGTGAAACCGGTAGAGCCGAATACGTCCCGATTACCGATGCTGAAGCAGTGGAAGGGTTCCAGTTGTTATCGGAAACAGAGGGTATCATCCCCGCATTAGAATCCGCACACGCCATCGCTTATCTGCGAGAACTCGCGCCTAAACTTGATAAAGATAAAGTCATCGTCGTATGCCTTTCAGGTCGTGGCGATAAAGATGTCTATACCATCGCCAAAGAATTAGGTATCAGCCTCTAATTTTGCCTGAATTTATTTGGCACGCTGTTGTGGTTCCTAACACGACTCTTGATACATGTCTGATTTAGAGAAAAATTGCCATTTAGAGACACTCTATGGTATAATTCTTTTACACTTCTAATCCATATCAACACGACGGCATCACGACAAAGGAGAAACACAGTGGCAACAAACGTTGCAAAAATTCAAGAAGAGATTCTTGCCCTCTCCGAAACCGATTACCGGCAATTGAAACAATGGTTTAACGATTTAGAGTGGGAAAAATGGGATCGGCAAATCGAAGCGGATTCAAACGCCGGTAAACTGGATTTTTTGATTGCTGAGGCACTCGAAGCCAAGGAAAAAGGGACACTTAAGAATCTTGAGGATCTTTAGGTGCACAGAACAACACCGCGCTTCTGAAAATATTTTGAGCAACTTCCAGAACATGGGCAAAAAGCATTGTAAAAACAATTTGCTATCCAATCCAATATATGCTATAATTCTGCCGTTTATCTGAAAAATAGCGAGCGAGGTGGCACGATGACCCGCGAAACCGTAGACGCTGGTTCAAGTCTGTCTCTACAACAAAAAGCCCGCAAGTTCATCAGTTGGCTCTCACGCCGAGACGGTCCCGTTCGGAATTGGCGATATATCCCGACCCACGTATTGCTGCGAAAACTTCGATCAGAGTCTGCCGAAATGCGCGCCTACGCTGCTGAAGGGTTAGGGGGTGTTGGCGATGTCCACGCCGTCGCGCCGCTCATTGATGCCCTAACCGATAACAACTCAACCGTCCGCCGATTCGCCATCTCCTCCCTCGGAAAGATCCGTGATGCCCGCGCCATTGATGTTCTGATCCCATTCCTACAAGATGAAGAACCCGACATGCGCTGCGCCGCTGTCGTCGCGCTCGGAGAATTAGGACTCAGTGAAGACAGGTTTTCAACACCACCGGTACAGGTGATAGAGGCACTAATAAGCACGATAACAGATAGCGATAGAGCCGTCTGTTCCGCTGCCGTTGTCGCCTTAGGCAGAATTGGTAGCCCGCAAGCCATCTCTGCTCTTAAAGCACTCGCGGAAACCACCAACAGTGAATGGATCCGCCGCTATATCAGCGAAGCACTGCACCAAATTGAAGAACAAAACGCCTAACCAGACTCCCAAAACTTTCCTTGCTTTTCGCCCGCGAATCTGGTATAATAATTGTTAACTTTTACAATATCAGAATAGATTCTGTTTACGCAAATTGAGAGTCTATATTAACACGTTCTACTAAAAGCATCCCGCCTTTAATAATTATGGACGAAATCCAAAACTTCAAATCTGGTTACGTTAGCATTATCGGTGCGCCTAACGTCGGGAAATCGACGCTGCTTAATGCTATCTTGGGGCAGAAATTAGCGATCGTCACCCCGAAACCGCAGACAACGCGGAACCAGATTCGTGGCATTCTCACCACGGACACCCATCAAATCATTTTTGTCGATACCCCCGGGCTGATGACCCCTAAATATCGCCTACAGAGCGAAATGGTCAAAACAGCGTATAGTGCCTTAGGGGATGCTGATGTCGTACTTTTCGTGATTGATGTCACGCGCCGAAATTCAGATATTGAAGATACAATTCTAAAACGCCTCAAACGTGTTAAATCGACAACAATCCTCGTTCTCAATAAAGTAGATCTCGTCGAAAAACGAACGCTCCTTCCTATCTTTGAAGACTACAGCCAAAAATTTGAATTTGCGCATATAATCCCGATCTCTGCCTTAACTGCCGATGGTGTCCCACTTCTTCTTGAGCAGATTGAAGCCTATTTACCCCTTGGTCCGCACTATTTTCCAGAGGATCAACTCAGCGATCTCCCCGAACGGTTTTTCATCGCCGAGACTGTCCGTGAGAAAATCATACTCCTGACGCAACGCGAGATCCCTTACGCTTCCGCCGTCGTGGTTGAAGAGTTTGAAAAACGCCAGACGAACAAATCAGGCGAAATTCTCTATATCCGCGCCATCGTCTACGCGGAACGCCAGACGCAGAAGCAAATTATTATTGGCAAAGGTGGTAAATTAATTAAAAGAGTCGGCGAACTTGCACGCATTGATATCGAAAAATTCTTAGACACCCGCGTCTTTTTAGAACTCTATGTAACAGTTAAAGCCGATTGGCGCAGAGATGCCCGTAAACTCAAGGAGTTAGGCGGCTTTGTAAATATTTAACTGTGTTCTTCTGAAGAAAAACTTAATCACCTCCAACCCAGTCAAGAATTAATCAAAAACCTGCCTGAAACGAAGTGGAAGGCAGACCAGGAGCAAATAGTTAAAAAAATGACAGAAGAGTCAATCCACGTCCAAGGTGCGCGAGAACACAACTTAAGAAATATTGACATCCAACTGCCAAAAGATAAACTCATCGTCTTCACCGGCGTTAGCGGTTCCGGTAAATCTTCACTGGCGATTGATACTGTCTATGCTGAAGGACAACGGCGATACATTGAATCCCTATCGGCATACGCGCGGCAATTCTTGGGGCAACTCGGCAAACCGGATGTAGACGAAATCATTGGACTCTCCCCCTCTATTGCTATCAGTCAGGGATCCACAGGACATAATCCGCGATCTACGGTCGCCACCGTGACTGAGATTTACGATTACCTGCGTGTGCTCTATGCGCGTGTCGGACAATTCCACTGTCCCGACTGTGGACGTGAAGTCGGTTCGCAAACCGCCGCGGACATCGTCAATACTTTGCTCAACTACCCGGAACGTACAAGACTCATCATCTTAGCCCCAATCGCCAGAGGTTCGCGCGGTGCGCATGAAAAAGAGATAGAAGACCTACGTAGCGCGGGTTTTGCCCGATTACGCGTTGATGGCGAAATACACGAAATTCGCCCAGGCTTCGCCCTCAGCCGTAATCAACGCCACGATATCGATCTCGTCATCGATCGGATCATCATTAAAGACGGGATCGAACCGCGCGTTACCGAAGCCGTGAACACAGCACTCGCTCGCGGAGACGGGAGCATGCTCGTGCAAGTTATTCCGACTGAAGGTGAAATATCCCCATTTCTTGCAGAAGAAGACGACCTGCTCTTTAGTAGAGACTACACCTGTTCGCACTGTCGGATTAGTTTTGTGAAACCGGAACCGCGCCACTTCTCTTTCAACAATCCCGATGGCATGTGCGGAAACTGCAGGGGTCTGGGTGTGCAAATGGGAATCTTACCACAGTTGATCATCCTTGATGATACCCTCTCCATCATGCAAGGTGCTATAAGTCTATGGGGACCTCTTAACAAACAAAAACGGGCGACAGAGAAAGCCATCGCTGAAGCACTCGCAAAACACCTCGGATTTGACATCAAGACCCCTTGGAAGGAACTCACGCCAGAACAGCAGCACGCTATCCTTTACGGCACTGGAGACGCCGTCCTCACGATCACTACCCCTGGGAAAAGCAGACAAAAAAAACGAAAACAACGTCGGCGATATCGCGTCCACTTTCACGGTATTATCCCCGCTGAAGAACAGAAGTATTACTTTGAAGATGATGATGAAACCGATGAAGATGATTTCCCTGATTACTTCGTCAAAATGCCCTGTCGGGAATGTGAGGGAACCCGACTTAATTCTTGGATAAAAGCCATAACAATAGATGATACGCCCATAACCAATATCCTTGAAATGTCTATTCAGGATGCAACGCAATTCTTCACAGCGTTGGAACTTCCAGAACGTGAGGCGTTCATCGCGGCGGAACTCTTAAAGGAAATTCGAGGACGGCTCGGCTTCCTGATGGATGTGGGTTTGGGATATCTGACGCTCGCGCGTCCTGCTCCGACACTTTCCGGCGGCGAAGCGCAACGCATCCGCCTCGCCAGTCAGGTGGGCGCAGGGTTACGTGATGTTACCTACGTGCTTGATGAACCGAGTATCGGTTTACATCCACGCGACCACGCCGGGCTGCTCACGACCCTCCTCAATTTGCGGAATCAAGGTAACACGGTTATTGTTGTTGAACACGATGAGGCAACGATGTTGGTCGCCGATTGGATCGTCGATTTCGGTCCTGGCGCGGGCATCAAAGGCGGAAAAATAACGGACATCGGGACACCAGCGCAATTCATCAAAGAGAGCAACACACTGACTGCGCAATATCTCCGAGGCGATAAGGTGATTATCCAGCCTGAATCCCGCCGCCCAACAGGGGACAGATGGGTACAAATATGCAACGCACGCCAAAACAATCTTAAAGAAATCAGTCCGAAAATACCAATTGGCACGCTCTGCTGCGTAACCGGCGTCAGCGGTTCTGGAAAGAGTTCCCTAATTCACGATATTCTCTACAACGCACTCGCCCGCGATCTCATGAAAGCAAAGACTATTCCGGGGAATTACGACGACATTCGAGGTATCATTGAAGAAAAAGGCGTGCCTATCTCCAACGTTATTGACAAGATTATCAATATTAACATGGCACCTATCGGCCGAACCCCGCGCTCCAATGCTGCGACCTATACAAAAGTGTTTGATGCGATTCGCGCACTCTATGCTGGCTTGCCCGATTCAAAATTACGAGGCTATAAACCGGGGCGGTTCAGTTTCAATGTTAGCGGCGGCAGATGCGAAGCCTGTAGCGGTAACGGGGCGAAAAAAGTTGATATGGGACTCCTCTCTGATGTCTGGGTGGAGTGTGAGGTGTGCAACGGGAAACGCTTTAACAACGAGACCCTCGCCATAAAATACAAAGGGAAAAACATCTCCGAAGTCCTTGAAATGGATATTGATACCGCACTCATCCACTTCGCCGATATTCCAAGAATCGCAAGGGGCTTAAAATTACTCCACGATGTCGGCCTGGATTACATTAAACTTGGACAACCCGCCCCGACGCTTTCAGGTGGAGAGGCGCAACGTATTAAACTTTCAAGAGAACTCTCGAAACGTGGCACCGGCAAGACGCTCTATATCCTTGATGAACCCACAACGGGGTTGCATTTTGACGACGTAAATAAACTGCTGACCATCCTGCATCGACTCGTAGACGATGGCAACACGGTTGTCGTCGTAGAGCATAACCTTGAGGTCATCAACTCCGCGGACTATCTTATCGACTTAGGACCCGAGGGCGGCGTTGGTGGTGGTACGATCGTTGCCGAAGGCACCCCCGAACAGATTGCTGAGATGCCTGAATCTTACACCGGACAAGCCCTCCGTGGTGATTTCGATATCTGGCGGGATGCGAAGCAACGGCTCATTGAACCGGAACTTGCTGACGCATTTGAACAAGCAGAAGAAAAACGGACAGCAATCGCTGTGCAAGGTGCAACGGAAAATAACCTCAAAAATGTGGACATCGATATCCCGCATCGAAAAATGACGGCATTGACAGGTGTCAGCGGCTCTGGAAAGACATCCCTCGCGCTTGATACTATCTACGCTGAAGGGCAGCGGCGTTATATCGAAACACTCAGCACCTACGCGCGCCAGTTTATAGGACAGATGGAGAAACCGAAAGTCTCAAAAATTGAAGGGCTTTCACCCGCCATCGCAATTTCGCACGAGAGTGCAGGTCAAAATCCACGCTCCACAGTCGCAACGATCACTGAAATACACGACGGACTCCGCACACTTTACGCCAGATGGGGTAAACCTTACTGCCCAGATTGCCTTGTGGAAGTTCAGACCCAGGACGCAGAACAAATAATGCAACAGGTTTTTGAACACCTTCCGCAAAAAAGGGTAGATGTTCTCGCGCCTCTCACAAACTTTATGATTATTTCGGAAACTGCGACACGTATAGCAAGAGGCAAGATTATTGACATCAATGCCAGTGAATCCCCTTACGGGCTGAAGGGAAACGAAGATTACGCTGATGTATTCAGCCGATTACAACGTGCGGGTTTCGCACGCATCCAAATTGATGGCGAAATTCACCGACTCGATGAAGCTCCCAAACTCAGTAAAGGGATTCCTCATGAAGTCTTTATCGTTATTGATCGTGTCGAACTTGTTGACGAAGAAAAGAGCCGGTTCACGGAAGCAGTCGAGTTGGCACTCCTCCAAAGCGGTGGATTTGTCCTGATTCAAGAGAGCCAGTCCAGTGCCCGTGCAGTTACAAGAACTAACAGATCTAATCGGAAACCAACGAAAACCCCAGAGCAGGAGGCCCCTGTTAAAAAATTCTTCAGCGAACACGCGATGTGTGTTTCTTGCGGTAACAATTTCGGGCAACTGACACCACGCCACTTTTCGTTTAATAACAAAATGGGGGCATGCGACTTCTGCGATGGACGCGGGAAGAATACACATTTCCCACACGACCCATGTAACCAATGTCACGGCACCCGATTGAAACCTTTCCCGAGCTGCGTCATGTTTGAGGATACAACCATTTCGGAATTGATGGCATTCTCAATTACCGAAATCATTGAATTCTTCAACGTCCGGTTGACACAGATTGAAGCGGAAGTCGGTAATGATACACAAAACGGTAAGGTGGATCTTCTTGTCGCGAAAGGCGTGTCAACCTCCAGAGCCACGCATCCTGCGCTTCATGCGCATACCTCGCCTGAGTTTGAAGCCGAAGTCCTCCAGCAAATTCAGATACGCCTTCAGTTCTTAGAAGACATCGGTCTCGGTTATCTCGCGTTGGACCGTGGCGCACCGACGCTTTCGGGTGGCGAAATGCGTAGAATCCAACTCGCAAGCCAACTCGGTAGTGGTCTCACCGGGGTAACCTATATTCTTGATGAACCGAGTATTGGACTACACCCGCGCGACCAAGAACGTCTCATCAACGCCCTCAAGGAACTTCGCGATATCGGCAATAGCGTCCTCGTCGTTGAACACGACCGCGATACCATATTAGCCGCTGATCATGTCATCGACTTCGGTCCTAAGGCAGGCAAAGCAGGCGGTAAAATTGTGGCTATTGGCACACCGGATACCTTCACTGACGGCACCAATCCTATACAGGAGTCGTCCACTAAATCATTGACGCAAGCCTACCTCTCCAATGAAGTAGAAATTCCTGTTCCAACAGTTCGGCGCAAAGGTACAGGCAAAGAATTAGCAATATACGGTGTGAAAACGAACAACCTCAAAGACATTAACGTTAAAATACCACTCGGCACCCTCACCTGTGTAACCGGTGTTTCAGGCTGCGGGAAGAGCTCACTCGTTGAAGGCACGCTAAAGCCGGCACTCGAAAGTCGCAGTTCTATCAAAACTGAGAATGCCGAAAACCACCGCCATACTCACCATGTCCGCGATAGCAACTGGAAACCAATATATAACGACTACGGGCAACCGGAGTATAAGAGCGTACGGGGCGTTAGTCATATCAAGCGGCTCATCAACGTAGACCAGAAAGCGATCGGTGAAACACCGCGTTCTAATCCTGCTACCTATACAGACCTCTTCACGAAGATCCGAGAACTCTTCGCCGAACAACACGACGCGAAAATGCGCGGATTTAGTATTGGCAACTTCAGTTTCAACCTCTCTTACGGACAGTGTCCTGTCTGTGAAGGGCACCGTTTCAACCGTGTTGAGATGCATTTTCTGCCGGACGTATGGATGCCGTGTGAAGCGTGTAATAGCACCGGCTACAGCGACGAAACGCTTGAAATCCGTTATCAAGGGAAAAATATCGCCGAAGTCTTAGATATGTCAGTAGATGAGGCACTCGAATTCTTCAGCGATAATTCACGTATCTGTCGGACCCTCCAGATGTTAGCGGATGTTGGGTTGGGGTATATCCAACTCGGACAATCAGCGACGACGCTCTCCGGTGGCGAGGCGCAGCGCGTCAAACTTGCGAAAGAGTTGTCACGACGGACAACCGGTTCAACGCTCTACATCATGGACGAACCGACGACAGGCCTCCATTTTGACGACATCCAAAAACTCCTCAAGGTGCTGAATAAACTCGTTGATGCAGGCAACACAATTATCGCAGTCGAACACAACATCGACATTATCAAATCTGCAGACTGG
This Candidatus Poribacteria bacterium DNA region includes the following protein-coding sequences:
- the trpB gene encoding tryptophan synthase subunit beta; this encodes MQQLPDATGHFGQFGGRYVPETLMPALLELEDAYNQLKDNTDFQEEFRYYLREYVGRPNPLYYAERLTETLGGGKIYLKREDLNHTGAHKINSAIGQILLARWMGKKRIIAETGAGQHGVATATVAAKFDMECEVYMGEEDIERQALNVFRMQLMGTKVVPVNSGSRTLKDAINACFRDWVTNVRTTYLLLGSVVGAHPYPMIVRDFQAVIGDEARVQILEQAGALPDCVVACVGGGSNSLGMFYPFYADESVRMIGVEAAGESIRSGRHAAPLTAGSVGVFHGAKCYLLQEDDGQITPAHSISAGLDYPGVGPEHSYYRETGRAEYVPITDAEAVEGFQLLSETEGIIPALESAHAIAYLRELAPKLDKDKVIVVCLSGRGDKDVYTIAKELGISL
- the era gene encoding GTPase Era, which produces MDEIQNFKSGYVSIIGAPNVGKSTLLNAILGQKLAIVTPKPQTTRNQIRGILTTDTHQIIFVDTPGLMTPKYRLQSEMVKTAYSALGDADVVLFVIDVTRRNSDIEDTILKRLKRVKSTTILVLNKVDLVEKRTLLPIFEDYSQKFEFAHIIPISALTADGVPLLLEQIEAYLPLGPHYFPEDQLSDLPERFFIAETVREKIILLTQREIPYASAVVVEEFEKRQTNKSGEILYIRAIVYAERQTQKQIIIGKGGKLIKRVGELARIDIEKFLDTRVFLELYVTVKADWRRDARKLKELGGFVNI
- a CDS encoding FAD-binding protein, translating into MNQHNLKRPHKELRKLLGKRFSTDSAVRDAHARDASYHQDALPDAVAFPKTNAEVAEIVKICAEHKIPIIPYGTGTGVEGAVVASEGALCIALNEMNRILRVSQDDRDATVQAGVTRFQLNGHLMDMGTQLHFSVDPGADASLGGMVATRASGTSAVRYGTMPDNVLGLTVVTADGTIVHTGSRARKSAAGYDLTRLFIGSEGTLGVITEITLKLTRLPEAVAAAVCAFPTVAAAVDTVIKMMDTSINIARIELLDELQMDAVNKYAGLDYEVAPTLFFEFHGSEHTVAESSEIAGKIAATHGSGDFRWATDENERKRLWQARYDSYYAALNRRPGSVGYVTDVCVPISRLAECIAQTKALLAPSDLVPSILGHVGDGNFHVVFPLEPNNKDELAEAQRLSDQIVDIALEMDGTCTGEHGVGVGKRNALAKEHGEAIDLMRAIKHALDPQNLMNPGKVFL
- the uvrA gene encoding excinuclease ABC subunit UvrA, translating into MTEESIHVQGAREHNLRNIDIQLPKDKLIVFTGVSGSGKSSLAIDTVYAEGQRRYIESLSAYARQFLGQLGKPDVDEIIGLSPSIAISQGSTGHNPRSTVATVTEIYDYLRVLYARVGQFHCPDCGREVGSQTAADIVNTLLNYPERTRLIILAPIARGSRGAHEKEIEDLRSAGFARLRVDGEIHEIRPGFALSRNQRHDIDLVIDRIIIKDGIEPRVTEAVNTALARGDGSMLVQVIPTEGEISPFLAEEDDLLFSRDYTCSHCRISFVKPEPRHFSFNNPDGMCGNCRGLGVQMGILPQLIILDDTLSIMQGAISLWGPLNKQKRATEKAIAEALAKHLGFDIKTPWKELTPEQQHAILYGTGDAVLTITTPGKSRQKKRKQRRRYRVHFHGIIPAEEQKYYFEDDDETDEDDFPDYFVKMPCRECEGTRLNSWIKAITIDDTPITNILEMSIQDATQFFTALELPEREAFIAAELLKEIRGRLGFLMDVGLGYLTLARPAPTLSGGEAQRIRLASQVGAGLRDVTYVLDEPSIGLHPRDHAGLLTTLLNLRNQGNTVIVVEHDEATMLVADWIVDFGPGAGIKGGKITDIGTPAQFIKESNTLTAQYLRGDKVIIQPESRRPTGDRWVQICNARQNNLKEISPKIPIGTLCCVTGVSGSGKSSLIHDILYNALARDLMKAKTIPGNYDDIRGIIEEKGVPISNVIDKIININMAPIGRTPRSNAATYTKVFDAIRALYAGLPDSKLRGYKPGRFSFNVSGGRCEACSGNGAKKVDMGLLSDVWVECEVCNGKRFNNETLAIKYKGKNISEVLEMDIDTALIHFADIPRIARGLKLLHDVGLDYIKLGQPAPTLSGGEAQRIKLSRELSKRGTGKTLYILDEPTTGLHFDDVNKLLTILHRLVDDGNTVVVVEHNLEVINSADYLIDLGPEGGVGGGTIVAEGTPEQIAEMPESYTGQALRGDFDIWRDAKQRLIEPELADAFEQAEEKRTAIAVQGATENNLKNVDIDIPHRKMTALTGVSGSGKTSLALDTIYAEGQRRYIETLSTYARQFIGQMEKPKVSKIEGLSPAIAISHESAGQNPRSTVATITEIHDGLRTLYARWGKPYCPDCLVEVQTQDAEQIMQQVFEHLPQKRVDVLAPLTNFMIISETATRIARGKIIDINASESPYGLKGNEDYADVFSRLQRAGFARIQIDGEIHRLDEAPKLSKGIPHEVFIVIDRVELVDEEKSRFTEAVELALLQSGGFVLIQESQSSARAVTRTNRSNRKPTKTPEQEAPVKKFFSEHAMCVSCGNNFGQLTPRHFSFNNKMGACDFCDGRGKNTHFPHDPCNQCHGTRLKPFPSCVMFEDTTISELMAFSITEIIEFFNVRLTQIEAEVGNDTQNGKVDLLVAKGVSTSRATHPALHAHTSPEFEAEVLQQIQIRLQFLEDIGLGYLALDRGAPTLSGGEMRRIQLASQLGSGLTGVTYILDEPSIGLHPRDQERLINALKELRDIGNSVLVVEHDRDTILAADHVIDFGPKAGKAGGKIVAIGTPDTFTDGTNPIQESSTKSLTQAYLSNEVEIPVPTVRRKGTGKELAIYGVKTNNLKDINVKIPLGTLTCVTGVSGCGKSSLVEGTLKPALESRSSIKTENAENHRHTHHVRDSNWKPIYNDYGQPEYKSVRGVSHIKRLINVDQKAIGETPRSNPATYTDLFTKIRELFAEQHDAKMRGFSIGNFSFNLSYGQCPVCEGHRFNRVEMHFLPDVWMPCEACNSTGYSDETLEIRYQGKNIAEVLDMSVDEALEFFSDNSRICRTLQMLADVGLGYIQLGQSATTLSGGEAQRVKLAKELSRRTTGSTLYIMDEPTTGLHFDDIQKLLKVLNKLVDAGNTIIAVEHNIDIIKSADWIIDLGPEGSKNGGEVVAMGTPEEVAKVQESHTARFLREVL
- a CDS encoding HEAT repeat domain-containing protein; translation: MTRETVDAGSSLSLQQKARKFISWLSRRDGPVRNWRYIPTHVLLRKLRSESAEMRAYAAEGLGGVGDVHAVAPLIDALTDNNSTVRRFAISSLGKIRDARAIDVLIPFLQDEEPDMRCAAVVALGELGLSEDRFSTPPVQVIEALISTITDSDRAVCSAAVVALGRIGSPQAISALKALAETTNSEWIRRYISEALHQIEEQNA
- a CDS encoding C-terminal binding protein is translated as MANNWKILITDYAWSSIEPERQVLAEIGAELVAAETGDESELQTLAPMMDGILTCWNPVREPVITAAKKCQVIARYGIGLDNIDVKAATAHGIVVTNVPAYCIDEVSDHAMGLLLACARKISRFDRAVRNNVWDQNIGPEMHRIRGKTLGIVGFGRIGQAIIPKAKAFGLTINVCSPRTDPKRIQQQGAQKVSFPELLATSDFITIHAPLTEETECMFSSAEFRAMKPTAFLINTARGGIVDTAALTAALRNGDIAGAGLDVLETEPPNENEELLTLENVVVTPHAAFVSEDAILELEVTAARCVAQVLTGQLPESVVNPSVLEQPNLRAKSLK